A region of Sulfurimonas sp. DNA encodes the following proteins:
- a CDS encoding DUF58 domain-containing protein — translation MQKILVRARRQVFSEMVGNNPSIFQGEGYDFIELREYMPGDDIRHIDWNITAKMQKPFIKIFREERELNVVLVSILNGSVHFGSKKFKQDSIADISALLSFSTLKNGDLLSSYIFTDEMISNTKPSKKLHQIQKNVSDILDFDAINKKVDFKVVADTLYKRLKRKSLIIIMGDFFEIPNFKLLAKKHEVISIIVRDTLEENPPQMGFASLVDPESGATLEGDFNASSVKAYAKKVKMHDHNLYETFRKDQVRFTKIYTHSQESVELRRLFEGR, via the coding sequence TTGCAAAAGATTTTAGTTCGTGCTAGACGCCAAGTTTTTAGTGAAATGGTTGGAAACAATCCATCTATTTTTCAAGGTGAAGGTTACGATTTTATAGAGTTACGAGAGTATATGCCAGGAGATGACATTCGTCATATTGATTGGAATATCACAGCTAAAATGCAAAAACCATTTATAAAAATCTTTCGTGAAGAAAGAGAGTTAAATGTTGTTTTAGTTTCTATTTTAAACGGAAGTGTTCATTTTGGCTCTAAAAAATTTAAACAAGATTCCATTGCTGATATATCAGCACTTTTGAGTTTTTCGACACTTAAAAATGGTGACTTATTAAGTTCATATATTTTTACAGATGAAATGATTTCAAATACTAAACCAAGTAAAAAACTTCATCAAATTCAAAAAAATGTATCAGATATTTTAGATTTTGATGCCATAAATAAAAAGGTTGATTTTAAAGTTGTGGCTGATACCCTTTATAAACGACTAAAAAGAAAATCTTTAATCATAATTATGGGAGATTTTTTTGAGATACCAAACTTTAAACTTTTGGCAAAAAAACATGAGGTTATATCTATAATAGTTAGAGATACATTAGAAGAGAATCCACCTCAGATGGGTTTCGCTTCTTTAGTTGACCCAGAAAGTGGAGCAACACTAGAAGGTGATTTTAATGCATCTAGTGTAAAAGCTTATGCAAAAAAAGTAAAGATGCATGACCATAATCTATATGAAACTTTTAGAAAAGATCAGGTTAGATTTACAAAAATATATACTCACTCACAAGAGAGTGTAGAACTTAGACGATTATTTGAGGGTAGGTAG
- a CDS encoding zeta toxin family protein — MTLYIIAGANGSGKTTFAKEFSKKNDFYFINADEIAKELDADNLTKYKIKAGKIFFQEFNSSLLLKKSFMIETTLSGKYLVKYINRAKDLGYKVVLIYLFLEEPQTNIGRVKNRVLNGGHNVPTDDIIRRFYRSKNLFCTLYKDIVSSWSIYYNSNEIFEKIADNKIVLDSEKYTKFKKDTKCQ, encoded by the coding sequence ATGACTCTATACATAATAGCAGGAGCAAACGGAAGTGGTAAAACTACCTTTGCTAAAGAGTTTTCTAAAAAAAATGATTTTTATTTTATAAATGCAGATGAGATTGCAAAAGAGTTGGATGCTGATAATCTAACAAAATATAAAATTAAAGCTGGAAAGATATTTTTTCAAGAATTTAATTCTAGTTTATTGCTTAAAAAATCATTTATGATAGAAACAACTTTATCTGGAAAATATTTAGTTAAATATATAAATAGAGCCAAAGATTTAGGTTATAAAGTTGTCCTGATTTATCTTTTCTTAGAAGAACCTCAAACAAATATTGGTAGAGTGAAAAACAGAGTGTTAAATGGTGGGCATAATGTTCCAACAGATGATATAATAAGAAGATTTTACAGAAGTAAAAATCTATTTTGTACTCTTTATAAAGATATAGTATCATCATGGAGTATTTACTATAATTCAAATGAAATATTTGAAAAAATTGCAGATAATAAGATAGTTCTTGATAGTGAAAAGTATACTAAATTTAAAAAGGACACAAAATGCCAATAG
- a CDS encoding MoxR family ATPase, with product MISKIQTIKKEVAKVVVGQDKMIDGLLIALLCEGHILIEGVPGLAKTTTVNALSKSLGLNFKRVQFTPDLLPSDILGAEIYDPQNNSFKIKKGPIFTNLLLADEINRAPAKVQSALLEVMQEKQITLGDTTFKLDPPFFVMATQNPVEQEGVYQLPEAQLDRFMLKIVVDYNTKEEELEIAKRISSGNIEEIKAVVTHEELEALKEEIKAIHIDEEVQKYIIELVNATRNPSDYGLEELKNYIQFGASPRVSIDMFKAVKAMAYLRGKDFVTPVDVAFIVKEIMRHRIILTYEAEAEGITTDEIIQKVLETIAIP from the coding sequence ATGATTTCTAAAATACAAACAATCAAAAAAGAAGTAGCAAAAGTAGTTGTTGGGCAAGACAAGATGATAGATGGGCTTTTAATAGCTCTGCTTTGTGAAGGTCACATACTTATAGAAGGTGTTCCTGGACTTGCTAAAACTACAACAGTAAATGCACTTTCAAAATCTTTGGGTTTAAATTTCAAAAGAGTGCAGTTTACCCCTGACTTACTTCCTTCTGACATACTTGGTGCAGAAATTTATGACCCTCAAAACAATAGTTTTAAAATCAAAAAAGGTCCTATATTTACAAACTTGCTTTTAGCAGATGAAATTAACCGTGCTCCTGCAAAAGTTCAATCTGCCTTACTTGAAGTTATGCAAGAAAAACAGATAACGCTTGGCGATACAACATTTAAACTAGACCCACCATTTTTTGTTATGGCTACGCAAAATCCAGTTGAACAAGAGGGTGTTTACCAACTTCCAGAAGCTCAATTAGATAGATTTATGCTTAAAATTGTTGTTGATTACAATACAAAAGAAGAAGAGTTAGAGATAGCAAAAAGAATTTCTAGTGGAAATATTGAAGAGATTAAAGCTGTTGTTACACATGAAGAACTAGAAGCGTTAAAAGAAGAAATAAAAGCAATTCATATAGATGAAGAAGTTCAAAAGTACATTATAGAACTTGTAAATGCTACGAGGAATCCTAGTGATTATGGTCTTGAAGAATTGAAAAACTATATACAATTTGGAGCTTCTCCTCGTGTTAGTATAGATATGTTTAAAGCAGTTAAAGCAATGGCATATTTAAGAGGTAAAGATTTTGTAACTCCTGTTGATGTTGCATTTATAGTAAAAGAGATTATGCGTCATCGTATTATATTGACTTATGAAGCAGAAGCAGAGGGCATTACAACTGACGAGATAATTCAAAAAGTTTTAGAGACTATTGCGATTCCATAG
- a CDS encoding LPP20 family lipoprotein yields the protein MQIKAFFLLLTITFFSACGASASPSANSAVLSWLTNPPSDTSKYFYAVGYGDTQKNAKSDALGVISAKISVYVTSNFSNSLTTSRQDGNEDILQNTKNEVVSKSKNIEYSDVKVQESLNEGGKWTLLVQVDRAILTATYERKLKKVDDKIKAEWEIYQDASYFEKLKLSSVINKYLKQTDTFFPLLHALNTNYDDSKYTNRYLTYTKEMRKAKSELVFKIKSDKNSESLASLIRSELSVQNATFNNKNYNVLIKITTKAKIRKVNSTNEEFKKLTIALRKTVIKATDRKGNIVSNVMYKTKAGSSEGFEDAIARVSKYEAMIEKKGIISFITGN from the coding sequence ATGCAAATAAAAGCATTCTTTTTATTACTTACAATTACTTTTTTTAGTGCATGTGGAGCTTCGGCTTCACCATCAGCAAATAGTGCAGTGCTTAGTTGGTTAACTAATCCACCTTCTGATACAAGTAAATACTTTTATGCAGTTGGGTATGGAGATACTCAAAAAAATGCTAAAAGTGATGCCTTAGGGGTAATAAGTGCTAAAATTTCTGTATATGTTACATCTAACTTTTCAAACTCATTAACAACTAGTCGTCAAGATGGAAATGAAGATATTTTACAAAATACAAAGAATGAAGTAGTGAGTAAAAGTAAAAACATTGAGTATAGTGATGTTAAAGTACAAGAGAGTTTAAACGAGGGCGGAAAATGGACTCTCTTAGTTCAAGTTGATAGAGCTATATTAACTGCTACCTATGAAAGAAAACTGAAAAAAGTAGATGATAAAATAAAAGCAGAATGGGAAATATATCAAGATGCTAGTTATTTTGAAAAACTAAAACTTTCTTCTGTTATAAATAAGTATTTAAAGCAAACAGATACATTTTTTCCTCTTTTACATGCGCTAAATACAAATTATGATGACTCAAAATATACTAATAGATACTTGACATATACAAAAGAGATGCGAAAAGCAAAGAGTGAGTTGGTTTTTAAGATAAAGTCTGATAAAAATTCAGAATCTTTAGCTTCACTTATTCGTTCAGAACTAAGTGTACAGAATGCTACTTTTAATAATAAAAATTACAATGTTCTTATAAAGATAACAACAAAAGCAAAAATTAGAAAAGTAAACTCTACAAATGAGGAGTTTAAAAAACTTACAATTGCTCTTAGAAAGACAGTAATTAAAGCGACTGATAGAAAAGGAAATATAGTTTCAAATGTTATGTATAAAACAAAAGCTGGTTCTTCAGAAGGTTTTGAAGATGCAATCGCGAGAGTTTCAAAATATGAAGCTATGATTGAAAAGAAAGGTATCATCTCTTTTATTACAGGTAATTAA
- a CDS encoding VWA domain-containing protein, with protein sequence MSFLNPEYFWLFLFLLVGFIKKDFKDLRITSFGYIITFIFIVLALTRPVIEQEPIESEQVVSDVVIAVDLSFSMQAKDIKPTRLQKAKEILTTLVKVEQKSRFGVLGFTTNAIILSPLTQDSQLLKHLFNSLDDKLIITKGSSIMSALVLARKMSESKHLSLVILSDGTDARSFEDEVRFVKDNFMVVNIFMLASRHGSTLSLENGELLKDENKNIVLSRENPNIKALSNATGGVYTKDLGELTDALNEQKRDDEKSKTIIIKNLELFYYLVVLAIVFFLLSITTLKKYLVAFLLFVGVNLDANIVEIFEYENIKQFKIASNYYKKGNYEKAFEVYKNVKSSDAEFKSRVYYNTANSLVRLKKFKDAREAYKKSLTLFYSKEAYENLLYIIDVKEQKQMNTGQQKSSKKSSIAKKESSNKKAKEGGSSNMKVSANASSGAEDSGRKISSQTKINLNTAKAKLSSKQYELINKRKVNEKEPW encoded by the coding sequence ATGAGTTTTTTAAATCCTGAATATTTTTGGCTCTTTTTATTTTTACTTGTAGGATTTATAAAAAAAGATTTTAAAGATTTACGCATAACTTCTTTTGGTTATATTATTACTTTTATATTTATAGTTTTAGCTCTTACTCGTCCTGTAATTGAACAAGAACCTATAGAGAGTGAGCAAGTTGTAAGTGATGTTGTTATTGCGGTAGATTTATCGTTTTCTATGCAAGCTAAAGATATAAAACCTACTAGATTACAAAAAGCAAAAGAGATTTTAACTACTTTAGTTAAAGTAGAACAAAAGAGTAGGTTTGGAGTGCTTGGTTTTACAACAAATGCCATTATTCTTTCGCCATTGACACAAGACTCACAGCTTTTAAAGCATCTCTTTAATTCTCTTGATGATAAACTGATTATCACAAAGGGAAGCTCTATTATGAGTGCCTTAGTTTTAGCAAGAAAGATGTCAGAATCTAAGCATCTGAGTCTTGTCATACTAAGCGATGGTACAGATGCTAGAAGTTTTGAGGATGAAGTGAGATTTGTAAAAGATAATTTTATGGTGGTAAATATATTCATGTTAGCATCTAGACATGGAAGTACTTTAAGTCTTGAAAATGGAGAACTATTAAAAGATGAAAATAAAAACATAGTTCTTAGCAGAGAAAATCCTAATATTAAAGCTTTAAGTAATGCAACTGGTGGGGTATATACAAAAGATTTAGGTGAATTAACAGATGCTTTAAATGAGCAAAAAAGAGATGATGAAAAATCTAAAACTATTATAATTAAGAATCTTGAATTATTTTATTATTTGGTAGTTTTAGCAATTGTTTTCTTTTTACTAAGCATTACAACTTTAAAAAAGTATCTAGTGGCTTTTTTACTTTTTGTTGGTGTGAATCTAGATGCTAATATAGTTGAAATATTTGAATATGAAAATATTAAGCAGTTTAAAATAGCAAGTAATTATTATAAAAAAGGTAATTACGAAAAAGCATTTGAAGTATATAAAAATGTAAAATCATCAGATGCTGAGTTTAAATCTAGAGTTTATTATAATACAGCAAATTCTCTAGTTAGGTTGAAAAAGTTTAAAGATGCAAGAGAAGCTTATAAAAAATCGCTTACTCTTTTTTACTCAAAAGAGGCTTATGAAAACTTACTTTATATCATAGATGTAAAAGAACAAAAGCAAATGAATACAGGACAACAAAAGAGTTCTAAAAAATCTTCTATTGCAAAAAAAGAGAGTTCAAATAAAAAAGCAAAAGAGGGTGGAAGTTCAAACATGAAAGTAAGTGCAAATGCAAGTAGTGGTGCCGAAGATAGTGGAAGAAAAATTTCCTCACAAACAAAAATAAACTTAAATACTGCAAAAGCAAAACTTAGTTCAAAACAGTATGAACTAATAAATAAAAGGAAAGTAAATGAAAAAGAACCTTGGTAA
- a CDS encoding VWA domain-containing protein: MNYYSFEYPYLIFLLIPIIYCLYRCKEYMKPIYFVHLQFLSAKKNFLKLEWIVKILIFIMLCIALSSPIIIDKLNPYNRNGKDIVLSIDSSGSMNSSGFDFEDEVSEGKRLSRFEITKIIATKFIKKRVSDNIGIVLYGDFAFIASPITYEKEIVSKMLSYMTQGMAGQNTAIGEAITMSVRAFKHSVAKTKIIILLSDGEHNSGVISPKDAVKLALDKKIKIYTIAMGNKGEADEALLKEIASQSNGEFFSAASAKELKKVYSDIDKLESSKIKSREYLLKDYFYQIFLLLASGLLLFLLYRELKK, encoded by the coding sequence ATGAATTATTACAGTTTTGAATACCCATATCTTATCTTTTTATTGATTCCTATTATATATTGTTTATATAGATGCAAAGAGTATATGAAACCAATATATTTTGTCCATTTACAGTTTTTATCTGCTAAAAAAAACTTCTTGAAATTAGAGTGGATTGTAAAAATTCTCATTTTCATTATGTTATGTATCGCTTTATCCTCTCCAATAATCATAGATAAACTAAATCCTTACAATAGGAATGGAAAAGATATAGTTTTAAGTATAGATTCTAGCGGTTCTATGAACTCTTCTGGTTTTGACTTTGAAGATGAAGTAAGTGAAGGAAAAAGGCTTAGTAGATTTGAAATAACTAAAATAATAGCAACAAAGTTTATAAAAAAAAGAGTTAGTGATAATATTGGAATTGTTTTGTATGGAGATTTTGCTTTTATAGCTTCACCTATCACTTATGAAAAGGAGATAGTTAGTAAAATGCTTAGTTATATGACTCAAGGAATGGCTGGTCAAAATACTGCTATTGGTGAAGCTATTACTATGAGTGTTAGAGCTTTTAAACACTCAGTTGCTAAAACAAAAATCATTATACTACTAAGTGATGGAGAACACAATAGTGGAGTCATTTCTCCTAAAGATGCTGTAAAATTAGCACTAGATAAAAAAATTAAAATATATACAATAGCTATGGGAAATAAAGGTGAAGCAGATGAGGCACTTTTAAAAGAAATTGCTTCTCAGAGTAATGGAGAGTTTTTTAGTGCAGCGTCTGCAAAAGAGTTAAAAAAAGTTTATAGTGATATAGATAAACTAGAATCATCAAAAATAAAAAGTAGAGAGTATTTACTTAAAGATTATTTTTACCAGATATTTTTACTTTTAGCATCTGGACTACTTCTTTTTCTTTTGTATCGGGAGCTGAAAAAATGA
- a CDS encoding radical SAM protein → MQTIFGPINSRRFGSSLGIDLSPALKQCNFDCLYCELAPTATVDAQSHTVLVSQIINDLKQHLDAKIDVITLTANGEPTLYPNLDELIDAIDAIKNKTQTLILTNSATLVDDKIFTTLLKLDQVKLSLDAISDDVFKKIDRPHANIDIKNVITNVQEFSKMFKGKLFIEILFVHGLNDTKEEILKLNDALLSIDACRVDLGTIDRPPAYPVMGISYKELHEASLLFDSSIPIHIASRVHAEPNNSEYSDEEILNTLDKRPLTMDDINLLFDDKSKQRLNILIKNSKIVKKVVGNLDFFIPDANLKRKLKK, encoded by the coding sequence ATGCAAACAATTTTCGGTCCAATAAACTCAAGAAGATTTGGTTCTTCTTTGGGTATAGACCTTTCTCCTGCTCTTAAACAATGTAACTTTGACTGTCTTTACTGTGAACTTGCTCCAACAGCTACCGTAGATGCTCAAAGTCACACAGTTTTAGTTTCACAAATTATAAATGATTTAAAACAACATCTAGATGCTAAAATAGATGTAATAACTCTTACAGCAAATGGTGAACCAACTCTATATCCAAACCTAGATGAACTTATAGATGCAATAGATGCGATAAAAAACAAAACTCAAACACTCATACTTACAAATAGTGCAACACTTGTTGATGATAAAATTTTTACAACACTTTTGAAACTAGACCAGGTAAAGTTGTCTTTAGATGCCATTAGCGATGATGTGTTTAAAAAGATAGATAGACCTCATGCAAATATAGACATCAAAAATGTTATAACAAATGTACAAGAGTTTAGTAAAATGTTTAAAGGTAAACTTTTTATAGAGATACTATTTGTTCATGGTTTAAACGATACAAAAGAAGAGATACTCAAACTAAATGATGCTTTACTAAGCATAGATGCTTGCAGAGTTGATCTAGGAACCATAGATAGACCTCCAGCCTATCCTGTCATGGGAATAAGCTACAAAGAGCTTCATGAAGCTTCTTTACTCTTTGACAGCTCAATTCCTATACATATAGCATCTAGAGTTCACGCTGAACCTAACAACAGTGAGTACTCTGATGAAGAAATACTTAACACTTTAGATAAAAGACCACTTACAATGGATGATATAAACTTGCTCTTTGATGATAAAAGTAAACAAAGACTAAACATACTTATTAAAAACTCAAAAATTGTTAAAAAAGTAGTTGGAAATTTGGACTTTTTCATACCAGATGCAAATCTTAAAAGAAAACTCAAAAAGTAA
- the hemE gene encoding uroporphyrinogen decarboxylase → MSNKIFVDACLGKETPYTPVWMMRQAGRYLPEYMAVRAEAGNFLNLCHNPEKACEVTLQPIDIVGVDAAILFSDILVIPDEMGMDLSFVKGEGPKFSDPIKTEADVDRLIGGDEAASKLTYVFDTIKLIKKELSEDIALIGFTGAPWTLATYMIEGEGTKTYNICKKMMYSNPVLLHKILAKVTQVIKLYMEKQIQAGIDVVQIFDSWAAAIEPSEYDEFSWKYMVEIAEYLKEKYPHIPIIMFPKGIPSFLDKVYGNFDVFGVDWSTPMELAKEKLGDKYVLQGNMEPCRLYSKEMTTQSVQDIQKVMGTSRHIFNLGHGILPDVPVENAIHFVKECQRVSKK, encoded by the coding sequence ATGAGTAATAAAATATTTGTAGATGCCTGTTTAGGCAAAGAAACACCATACACTCCAGTTTGGATGATGAGGCAAGCAGGTCGTTACTTGCCAGAGTACATGGCTGTAAGAGCTGAAGCTGGAAATTTTTTAAACCTATGTCATAACCCTGAAAAAGCTTGTGAAGTCACACTTCAACCTATTGATATTGTAGGTGTAGATGCCGCTATATTATTTAGCGATATTTTAGTTATTCCTGATGAAATGGGAATGGATTTGAGTTTTGTAAAAGGTGAAGGTCCAAAATTTAGTGATCCTATAAAAACTGAAGCTGATGTAGATAGGCTTATTGGTGGAGATGAGGCAGCTAGTAAACTTACTTATGTTTTTGACACTATAAAACTGATAAAAAAAGAACTAAGTGAAGATATCGCACTTATTGGTTTTACTGGTGCACCTTGGACTTTAGCAACTTATATGATAGAAGGTGAAGGCACAAAAACATACAATATTTGTAAAAAAATGATGTACTCTAACCCTGTTTTACTGCATAAAATTCTTGCAAAAGTCACCCAAGTTATAAAACTTTATATGGAAAAACAAATCCAAGCTGGCATTGATGTTGTTCAGATTTTTGACTCATGGGCAGCTGCAATTGAACCATCAGAATATGATGAATTTTCTTGGAAATATATGGTAGAAATAGCAGAATATTTAAAAGAAAAATACCCTCATATTCCAATAATTATGTTTCCAAAAGGAATACCTTCATTTTTAGATAAAGTATATGGAAATTTTGATGTATTTGGTGTTGATTGGTCAACTCCAATGGAATTAGCAAAAGAAAAACTTGGTGACAAATATGTTCTTCAGGGAAATATGGAACCATGTAGATTATATTCAAAAGAGATGACTACACAAAGTGTGCAAGATATACAAAAAGTTATGGGAACTTCAAGACATATCTTTAATCTTGGGCATGGAATACTTCCAGATGTTCCAGTTGAAAATGCAATACACTTCGTTAAAGAGTGTCAAAGAGTTAGTAAAAAGTAG
- a CDS encoding YqhA family protein, with product MEKIFESTLWASRFMVITAVVFGLLGAVILFVVASFDIYETAKFVLNTYITHAHPENFHEDVVGGIIGAVDLYLIGVVMLLFSFGLYELFISDIDAAKSADGQENKILAIHSLDQLKDKISKVIVMVLVVGFFQKVGHTQYNNPLDMLFFALSITAIAVGLYFLGKVGKKS from the coding sequence ATGGAAAAAATATTCGAGAGTACACTATGGGCATCAAGGTTTATGGTTATAACTGCTGTTGTTTTTGGACTACTAGGAGCAGTTATTCTTTTTGTAGTTGCTTCATTTGATATATATGAAACGGCAAAATTTGTATTAAATACTTATATAACTCATGCTCATCCAGAAAATTTTCATGAAGATGTTGTTGGTGGGATAATTGGGGCAGTTGATTTATACCTTATCGGTGTTGTTATGCTTCTTTTTTCTTTTGGACTTTATGAGTTGTTTATATCTGATATAGATGCTGCAAAAAGTGCAGATGGGCAAGAAAACAAAATTTTGGCTATACACTCACTAGATCAGTTAAAAGATAAAATATCCAAAGTAATAGTGATGGTTTTAGTTGTTGGCTTTTTTCAAAAAGTTGGTCATACGCAATATAATAATCCGCTAGATATGCTATTCTTCGCACTATCTATAACTGCTATAGCAGTTGGTTTATATTTTTTAGGAAAAGTAGGTAAAAAGTCATGA